A window from Nycticebus coucang isolate mNycCou1 chromosome X, mNycCou1.pri, whole genome shotgun sequence encodes these proteins:
- the CPXCR1 gene encoding CPX chromosomal region candidate gene 1 protein: MTSPAKEVSDPGDSALKNYEDKAPNDCNTDIQPPPADPNIISQVETNPINREPGTSTTQEDIFPQEAENIELEVDTIKKDIEKGDIKGEESLLIQIPIPRKWIFLMSGLERITSMSIPLVKIDKSNTLADRSRFYSGNVDIKASDFRHSGMNYKIPLQLSISWRIPFINNYEIRRMILHLLCGRHFSQATGRPNTLWVKQKYLAFLPRRNVLIHSERAIIFGRPLRVYYYRPLIERMTSGKFYKSMDTKWKDGFHVFVRPVFYVPQTQIQNTFNRKAFEDHLRSYHNMRVVTISTNNGWKYLCPICRSSFNNFVEFRQHSCNFPGN, encoded by the coding sequence ATGACTTCTCCTGCTAAAGAAGTAAGTGATCCAGGTGATAGTGCTCTCAAAAATTATGAAGATAAGGCTCCAAATGACTGCAATACCGACATACAGCCTCCACCTGCAGATCCCAATATTATCTCTCAGGTGGAAACCAACCCTATCAATAGGGAACCAGGTACATCAACAACCCAGGAGGATATTTTTCCTCAAGAAGCAGAAAACATTGAGCTTGAAGTGGATACGATTAAAAAAGACATTGAAAAAGGAGATATAAAAGGAGAAGAGTCTCTTCTAATTCAGATTCCCATTCCTAGAAAATGGATCTTTCTTATGTCAGGATTAGAGAGAATTACATCTATGAGTATCCCATTAGTAAAAATTGATAAAAGCAATACATTAGCTGATAGATCAAGATTCTACTCAGGGAATGTGGATATAAAAGCAAGTGATTTCCGTCATAGTGGCATGAATTACAAAATTCCTCTCCAACTTTCAATTTCATGGAGAATCCCATTCATTAATAATTATGAGATAAGAAGAATGATTCTTCATCTGCTCTGTGGGAGACACTTCTCTCAGGCTACAGGTCGTCCAAATACCTTGTGGgtaaagcaaaaatatttagCATTTCTTCCTCGCCGAAATGTCCTCATCCATAGTGAGAGAGCAATAATATTTGGAAGGCCTTTAAGGGTGTACTACTACCGTCCCCTCATTGAGAGAATGACATCAGGAAAATTTTACAAATCAATGGATACTAAATGGAAGGATGGATTCCACGTTTTTGTGAGGCCTGTATTCTATGTTCCACAGACCCAAATTCAAAACACATTTAATAGAAAAGCTTTTGAAGATCATTTAAGATCTTACCATAACATGAGGGTTGTGACCATAAGCACTAATAATGGTTGGAAATACCTGTGTCCCATATGCAGGAGTAGTTTCaacaattttgttgaatttagaCAGCATTCATGCAACTTTCCcgggaattaa